In the Muricauda sp. MAR_2010_75 genome, one interval contains:
- a CDS encoding SRPBCC domain-containing protein, whose product MSKLTFDQFTKKIFIKAPKEKLYWCWGTSEGITSWFLSEAIYTSEGKERKPDENVQAGDEYIWRWHNWDGQETGRVLEANGTDFLEITFANSKVSVTLEDHDNAVLLILRQHEIPTDEDSKLNIHHGCSNGWTFWLANLKAYLEHGILLNETEFDLRNIPLSGFEFVNM is encoded by the coding sequence ATGAGCAAGTTGACATTTGACCAGTTTACCAAAAAGATTTTCATTAAGGCACCCAAAGAAAAACTCTATTGGTGTTGGGGCACTTCCGAAGGTATAACGTCCTGGTTTTTGAGTGAGGCCATTTATACTTCGGAAGGGAAGGAACGAAAGCCCGATGAAAATGTTCAAGCAGGGGACGAATACATTTGGAGATGGCACAATTGGGACGGGCAAGAAACCGGAAGGGTACTAGAGGCCAACGGAACCGATTTTTTGGAGATTACCTTTGCGAACAGTAAGGTTTCGGTGACACTCGAAGACCATGACAATGCCGTACTTCTTATTTTAAGGCAGCATGAAATTCCAACGGATGAGGACAGCAAATTGAACATTCACCATGGTTGTAGCAATGGCTGGACATTTTGGCTGGCCAACCTCAAGGCCTATTTGGAACATGGGATACTCCTCAACGAAACAGAGTTCGATTTGAGAAATATCCCATTATCCGGATTTGAATTTGTAAACATGTAG
- a CDS encoding serine hydrolase has product MWGRFIFFGLMLFAASCSSVNYTDPLEKALSSESPLITRVMDNLKAHELQIRYTQIDRRNDSIFFTDFDFQVNPDNYFYPASTAKFPSAVATLEKLNEIDSLSMHTRFYVEGDAVETTFAKAISEIFAVSDNAANNRLIEFLGQDDLNKRMRNRGVQPIRIAHRLSAPNGDDVTTKPLIVYLNDSTTVLSKPIINTPAKPLKLRRIKKGKAYYEDDLLQKEPFNFSLKNYFPIQSQNALLKRIIFPEAFPKEQRFNLSVEQRNFLLEAMHTLPAKLGYDPEEYYDSYVKFFMFGDSYDPMPEHIKIYNKVGYAYGTLTDCAYIQDTKNNIDFIINATILVNSNEIFNDDDYNYDEVGSPFLAQLGRELYEYEFKRKR; this is encoded by the coding sequence ATGTGGGGCAGGTTTATATTTTTTGGGTTGATGCTCTTTGCAGCCTCCTGCAGCAGTGTCAATTACACAGACCCTTTGGAGAAAGCACTCAGCTCAGAAAGTCCATTGATCACTCGGGTGATGGACAACCTAAAGGCGCATGAACTCCAAATACGGTACACCCAGATAGACCGAAGGAACGACAGTATCTTTTTTACCGATTTTGATTTTCAAGTAAATCCTGACAACTATTTTTATCCAGCCAGTACCGCCAAATTTCCTTCAGCCGTGGCCACTCTTGAAAAATTAAACGAAATTGATTCCCTTTCCATGCACACCCGGTTCTATGTGGAAGGTGATGCTGTGGAAACCACCTTTGCCAAGGCCATTTCAGAAATCTTTGCGGTTTCGGACAATGCCGCCAACAACCGACTGATTGAATTTTTAGGGCAGGACGACCTCAACAAACGTATGCGGAACAGAGGCGTACAGCCTATCCGAATTGCCCATAGACTGTCTGCACCAAATGGGGATGATGTAACCACCAAACCCTTGATCGTTTATTTGAACGATTCCACAACGGTTTTGAGCAAGCCTATCATCAACACCCCTGCAAAACCACTAAAACTGCGAAGAATAAAAAAGGGGAAAGCGTATTATGAAGATGATTTGCTTCAGAAGGAACCCTTTAATTTCTCCCTAAAAAACTATTTCCCCATCCAATCCCAGAACGCATTGCTGAAACGCATCATTTTTCCGGAAGCCTTTCCCAAAGAACAGCGATTTAACCTGAGCGTAGAACAACGTAATTTTTTGTTGGAGGCCATGCATACCCTTCCCGCCAAATTGGGGTACGACCCGGAGGAATATTACGACAGCTATGTAAAATTTTTCATGTTTGGAGATAGCTATGACCCTATGCCCGAGCACATCAAAATATATAACAAAGTGGGATATGCCTACGGCACCCTAACCGACTGCGCCTATATTCAGGATACCAAAAACAACATCGATTTTATCATCAATGCCACCATTTTGGTGAACAGCAATGAAATTTTTAACGATGACGATTACAATTACGATGAAGTAGGCAGTCCATTTTTGGCGCAGTTGGGTCGCGAATTATATGAGTACGAATTTAAACGAAAGCGATGA
- a CDS encoding SRPBCC family protein: MKYTTEIIVELPRDEFIKKLDDPENMKHWQRGLVGYEQLSKNPGQEGAQMALSYTMGNRKMDMVETIIKRNLPEEMHTTYDTKGVHNIQKNYFKEEDGKTRWVSESEFHFSGFGMKLMGFLMPGAFKKQSKKYMEDFKAFAENGTSVKDL, from the coding sequence ATGAAGTATACCACGGAAATTATTGTTGAGCTCCCCCGTGATGAGTTTATCAAAAAACTTGATGACCCCGAGAACATGAAGCACTGGCAACGAGGACTTGTGGGTTATGAACAACTTTCAAAAAATCCGGGGCAGGAAGGTGCACAGATGGCCCTGAGTTACACAATGGGCAATCGAAAAATGGACATGGTGGAGACCATTATAAAAAGAAATCTTCCCGAAGAAATGCATACCACCTACGATACCAAAGGTGTACATAACATTCAAAAAAACTATTTTAAAGAGGAAGATGGTAAAACCCGGTGGGTTTCGGAAAGTGAATTCCACTTTTCAGGCTTTGGCATGAAACTAATGGGTTTTTTAATGCCAGGGGCATTTAAAAAACAGTCCAAAAAATATATGGAAGATTTTAAGGCCTTCGCCGAAAACGGAACCTCTGTTAAAGACCTTTAG
- a CDS encoding peptidyl-prolyl cis-trans isomerase has protein sequence MGALLVSSCEGLFNKEEEREPLARVGDTYLYKEDIASLIRDDMSAEDSTLFVTDYINNWASKQLLLSKSKINLSEEKLAEFDRLVSNYRSDLYTRAYIEALVLQAQDTAVTNSQLQQYYEREKENFKLNEKLVQLRFVGMSEQFLDKDQVKARIRDWKQSDKTYLDSIAVQFKKMHFNDSIWVSASRVIEEIPPLTPVNEATYLKKSQFFELQDSLEVYLGMVTNVLEVNDTAPFEYIAPDIRQLILNRRRLDYVKKLETEIIDEAIKKNEFEVYDKEK, from the coding sequence ATGGGTGCTCTTTTGGTTTCATCCTGCGAAGGCCTTTTTAATAAGGAGGAAGAGCGGGAACCACTGGCCAGGGTTGGTGATACCTACTTATACAAGGAAGACATTGCTTCCCTTATCCGTGATGATATGTCCGCCGAAGACAGCACCTTGTTTGTTACGGATTATATCAACAACTGGGCTTCCAAACAATTGTTGTTGTCCAAATCAAAAATTAATCTGTCCGAAGAGAAATTGGCGGAATTTGATCGTTTGGTGTCCAACTACCGCTCGGATTTGTATACAAGGGCCTATATTGAGGCATTGGTGCTCCAAGCCCAGGATACGGCAGTGACCAACTCCCAGCTTCAACAATACTATGAGCGGGAAAAGGAAAACTTTAAACTCAACGAAAAGTTGGTACAACTGCGGTTTGTGGGTATGTCCGAACAATTTTTGGACAAGGATCAAGTAAAGGCACGGATCAGGGATTGGAAACAAAGTGATAAGACCTATTTGGATTCCATTGCCGTACAGTTCAAAAAAATGCATTTCAATGATTCCATTTGGGTAAGTGCCTCCAGGGTCATTGAAGAAATACCACCCTTAACTCCTGTAAATGAGGCGACCTACTTAAAAAAATCACAATTTTTTGAGTTACAAGATTCGTTAGAGGTATATTTGGGAATGGTGACCAATGTGTTGGAAGTCAATGACACGGCTCCCTTTGAGTACATTGCTCCGGATATACGGCAACTTATTTTGAACCGACGAAGGTTGGATTATGTAAAAAAACTTGAAACCGAGATTATAGATGAAGCTATTAAGAAGAATGAATTTGAGGTTTATGACAAAGAAAAATAG
- a CDS encoding peptidylprolyl isomerase, with protein sequence MTKKNRIVTAMAVFAAIGMLRAQDLDESMAVNDTTSNSNKVKLDGIAAVIGDYVILESDIDKTLIDLKSQGASTQDITRCSLLGKLMEDRLYAHQAVQDSLLVSDDQVNATSDGQIQQLTQQIGSVEKMLKYYNKPDMESFRQELFEINKLRMLSEKMQSKIVEEIEVTPEEVRQFFNKIPEDERPVFGAELEIAQIVKQPEAPEEEKQKVINQLKEIRQDVLENDASFNVKAILYSQDPGSKSKGGFYSMTRETPFVKEFKDVAFSLQEGEISEPFKTDFGYHIIYIEKIRGQEVDLRHILLIPEIPKESIEKAVQELDTIRQQILDGKYTFAEAALNFSDEKETKFDGGLLRNPINFDSRFELTKMDPTLYNQVRNIKDGEISKPIREDDPRGGAPKFKIMKISNRFDEHKADFAKDYLKIQELALREKQFKAIKEWMDEHIEDTYIHVNTENKDCDFANNWVKE encoded by the coding sequence ATGACAAAGAAAAATAGAATTGTAACGGCCATGGCCGTTTTTGCCGCCATAGGTATGCTGCGAGCACAAGATTTGGACGAATCCATGGCAGTTAATGACACCACCAGTAACTCCAACAAAGTGAAATTGGATGGTATTGCTGCGGTTATTGGGGATTATGTGATTTTGGAATCGGACATTGACAAAACCTTGATCGATTTAAAAAGTCAGGGTGCATCAACCCAAGACATTACCCGTTGCAGTCTTTTGGGGAAATTGATGGAAGACCGATTGTACGCGCACCAAGCAGTACAGGATAGTTTATTGGTTTCCGATGATCAGGTAAATGCCACAAGCGATGGGCAGATTCAGCAACTCACCCAACAGATTGGTAGTGTGGAAAAAATGCTGAAGTACTACAACAAACCAGACATGGAAAGCTTTAGGCAAGAACTCTTTGAAATCAACAAACTACGCATGCTCTCCGAAAAAATGCAGAGCAAGATTGTTGAGGAAATTGAAGTGACCCCGGAAGAAGTACGCCAGTTTTTCAATAAGATTCCAGAGGATGAAAGACCAGTTTTTGGTGCTGAATTGGAGATTGCCCAGATTGTAAAGCAACCAGAGGCACCAGAGGAGGAAAAACAGAAGGTCATCAATCAACTAAAGGAAATCAGACAGGATGTGCTTGAAAATGATGCCAGTTTCAATGTTAAGGCCATTCTGTATTCCCAAGACCCTGGGTCAAAATCCAAGGGAGGATTTTACAGCATGACTCGTGAAACGCCTTTCGTTAAGGAATTTAAGGATGTGGCGTTCAGTCTTCAGGAAGGTGAGATTTCTGAACCCTTCAAGACCGATTTTGGATATCACATCATCTATATTGAGAAAATTAGAGGTCAAGAAGTTGATCTTAGGCATATTTTGTTGATACCTGAAATTCCCAAAGAATCCATTGAAAAAGCTGTGCAGGAGTTGGATACCATTCGCCAACAGATTTTGGATGGCAAATATACCTTTGCCGAGGCTGCGCTAAATTTTTCGGATGAGAAAGAGACCAAGTTTGATGGTGGACTGTTACGGAACCCTATCAATTTTGACTCCCGTTTTGAATTGACCAAAATGGACCCCACACTCTACAATCAAGTACGGAACATAAAGGATGGTGAAATATCAAAACCCATCCGCGAGGATGATCCTAGGGGAGGGGCACCAAAGTTCAAGATCATGAAGATTTCCAACCGTTTTGATGAGCATAAGGCGGATTTTGCAAAAGACTACCTAAAGATTCAAGAATTGGCACTTCGCGAGAAACAGTTCAAGGCAATCAAAGAATGGATGGATGAACATATAGAGGACACCTATATCCACGTAAACACCGAAAACAAGGACTGCGATTTTGCAAACAACTGGGTAAAGGAATAA
- a CDS encoding MoxR family ATPase — MSDVTAVENLVKKHKALKKEIAKVIVGQEKVIEQILLSIYTGGHSLLIGVPGLAKTLMVNTIAQTLGLDFKRIQFTPDLMPSDILGSEVLDQNRNFKFIMGPVFGNIILADEINRTPPKTQAALLEAMQERAVTIAGKQYKLNRPYFVLATQNPIEQEGTYPLPEAQLDRFMFAIELQYPSIAEEIQVVKSTTTDDEVEIETLFTADEIIEVQHLVRRIPVPDNVVDYTVRLVHSTRPVLEGASDFVNNYVDWGAGPRASQNLVLAAKAHAAIHGKFSPDIEDVKAVSLGILRHRILKNYKAEAEGISEERIISELL; from the coding sequence ATGTCAGACGTTACAGCCGTTGAAAATCTTGTAAAAAAACATAAAGCCTTAAAAAAAGAGATTGCCAAGGTCATAGTGGGCCAAGAAAAGGTAATCGAACAGATTTTGCTCTCCATTTATACTGGGGGGCATTCGCTGCTGATTGGAGTTCCGGGTTTGGCAAAGACGCTAATGGTCAATACCATTGCACAGACTTTGGGGCTCGATTTTAAACGCATACAGTTTACCCCGGACTTGATGCCCAGCGACATTTTAGGGAGTGAAGTTTTAGATCAAAACCGGAACTTTAAATTTATCATGGGCCCTGTTTTTGGAAACATCATCTTAGCGGATGAGATCAACCGGACACCACCCAAGACCCAAGCTGCCCTTTTGGAGGCCATGCAAGAACGGGCCGTGACCATTGCGGGAAAACAATATAAGCTCAATCGTCCTTATTTTGTATTGGCTACCCAGAATCCTATTGAGCAGGAGGGGACCTATCCACTGCCAGAGGCCCAGTTGGACCGTTTTATGTTCGCTATTGAACTGCAGTATCCATCCATTGCGGAGGAAATCCAAGTGGTAAAATCCACCACAACGGATGATGAGGTTGAAATCGAAACCCTTTTCACTGCCGATGAAATTATTGAAGTGCAACATTTGGTACGGAGAATCCCTGTGCCGGACAATGTGGTGGATTACACCGTTCGATTGGTGCATAGCACACGGCCCGTTTTGGAAGGAGCATCAGATTTTGTAAACAATTATGTGGATTGGGGCGCAGGACCACGAGCATCCCAAAACCTTGTGCTTGCCGCAAAAGCCCATGCTGCCATACACGGAAAATTTTCTCCGGACATTGAGGATGTAAAAGCAGTGTCATTGGGAATTCTTCGCCATAGAATCCTAAAAAACTACAAGGCGGAGGCCGAGGGAATTTCTGAGGAACGGATTATCTCGGAATTGTTGTAA
- a CDS encoding aconitate hydratase — translation MAFDIDMIKGVYASMGERVDKARELVGKPLTLAEKILYSHLWDGMPTKEFIRGKDYVDFAPDRIACQDATAQMALLQFMQAGKDKVAVPTTVHCDHLIQAKDGAASDLKHANETSKEVFDFLGSVSNKYGIGFWKPGAGIIHQVVLENYAFPGGMMIGTDSHTVNAGGLGMVAIGVGGADAVDVMAGMAWELKFPKLIGVKLTGKLSGWTAPKDVILKVAEILTVKGGTGAIVEYFGPGATSMSCTGKGTICNMGAEIGATTSTFGYDESMERYLRATDREDVADEANKVKEHLTADPEVYANPEDYFDQVIEINLTELMPLLNGPFTPDLATEVGTMTEKAEKNGWPLAVEWGLIGSCTNSSYEDLSRASSIAQQALDKKLKTKAEFGINPGSEQVRYTTERDGILQIFEKLDAKIFTNACGPCIGQWGRYEDPKNAPKNSIVHSFNRNFAKRADGNPNTHAFVASPEMTAAIAIAGRLDFNPLTDKLINEDGEEVMLDEPTGWELPPKGFEVKDNGYVDPVEDGSKVDVVVAEGSERLQLLEPFEPITPASLQGMKLLIKAFGKCTTDHISMAGPWLRFRGHLDNIANNTLIGAVNAFNQKTNFVKNQLTGEYEGVPDAQRAYKKAGIKTIVVGDHNYGEGSSREHAAMQPRHLGVAAVLVKSFARIHETNLKKQGMLALTFVNENDYDLIQEDDTFNFLDIDAFAPDKPLTIEIVHADGSKDTIKVNHSYNNAQIKWFNEGSALNLIKKENA, via the coding sequence ATGGCATTTGATATTGACATGATTAAGGGCGTCTACGCTTCCATGGGGGAGCGTGTGGACAAGGCCCGGGAGTTGGTGGGGAAACCGCTTACCCTTGCGGAGAAAATATTGTATTCACATTTATGGGATGGAATGCCCACCAAGGAATTTATTAGAGGAAAGGATTATGTTGATTTTGCCCCAGATAGAATAGCTTGCCAAGATGCCACAGCACAGATGGCTCTGTTGCAGTTTATGCAGGCAGGTAAAGATAAAGTGGCCGTGCCCACAACCGTGCATTGCGACCACTTGATTCAGGCCAAGGATGGTGCTGCATCAGACTTAAAGCATGCCAACGAGACCAGTAAGGAAGTATTTGATTTCCTTGGGTCCGTATCCAATAAATATGGAATAGGATTCTGGAAACCCGGAGCTGGTATTATTCACCAAGTGGTTTTGGAAAACTACGCATTCCCTGGCGGAATGATGATTGGAACCGACTCGCACACCGTAAATGCCGGTGGGTTGGGAATGGTGGCCATTGGTGTTGGTGGAGCCGATGCAGTGGATGTTATGGCCGGAATGGCTTGGGAATTGAAGTTCCCTAAGTTGATAGGGGTTAAATTGACAGGGAAACTATCTGGATGGACCGCGCCCAAGGATGTTATTCTAAAAGTGGCCGAAATTCTTACTGTAAAAGGTGGAACAGGAGCCATTGTGGAATATTTTGGTCCAGGAGCAACCTCAATGTCATGTACCGGTAAAGGAACCATCTGCAACATGGGTGCCGAGATCGGCGCAACTACATCAACCTTTGGCTATGACGAATCCATGGAGCGTTACCTAAGAGCTACCGATAGGGAAGATGTTGCTGATGAGGCCAATAAAGTAAAAGAACACTTAACGGCGGACCCTGAGGTGTATGCAAACCCTGAGGATTATTTTGACCAGGTAATTGAAATCAACTTAACGGAATTGATGCCATTGCTCAATGGTCCTTTTACCCCAGATTTGGCCACTGAAGTGGGCACCATGACTGAAAAAGCCGAAAAAAATGGATGGCCATTGGCGGTTGAATGGGGATTGATAGGTTCCTGTACCAACTCTTCCTATGAAGATTTGTCTAGGGCTTCTTCCATTGCGCAACAAGCATTGGACAAAAAATTAAAGACAAAAGCTGAATTTGGAATCAACCCAGGTTCGGAACAGGTGAGATATACTACCGAGCGTGACGGTATTCTACAAATATTTGAAAAATTGGATGCCAAGATTTTCACCAACGCTTGCGGACCATGTATTGGTCAGTGGGGCCGTTATGAAGATCCAAAGAACGCACCAAAGAACAGTATCGTGCATTCCTTCAACCGTAACTTTGCAAAGCGCGCGGATGGTAACCCGAACACACACGCGTTTGTTGCTTCACCAGAAATGACAGCCGCCATTGCCATTGCGGGTCGTTTGGATTTTAACCCATTGACCGACAAATTAATCAATGAGGATGGAGAAGAAGTGATGTTGGATGAGCCAACAGGATGGGAATTGCCTCCAAAAGGTTTTGAAGTGAAAGACAATGGTTATGTAGACCCTGTTGAAGATGGAAGTAAGGTAGATGTGGTCGTTGCCGAAGGCTCTGAAAGATTGCAATTGTTGGAACCCTTTGAACCCATCACTCCAGCAAGTCTTCAAGGGATGAAGCTGTTGATCAAAGCTTTCGGAAAATGTACCACAGACCACATTTCCATGGCAGGACCGTGGTTGCGTTTTAGAGGGCATTTGGATAATATCGCCAACAACACTTTGATTGGTGCAGTCAATGCATTCAACCAAAAAACCAATTTTGTGAAGAATCAGTTGACGGGCGAATACGAAGGAGTTCCTGATGCACAAAGAGCTTACAAGAAAGCTGGAATCAAAACCATTGTTGTGGGTGATCATAATTATGGCGAAGGGTCTTCCAGAGAGCATGCAGCCATGCAACCCAGACATTTGGGTGTGGCGGCTGTGTTAGTAAAATCGTTTGCAAGGATTCACGAGACCAACCTGAAAAAACAGGGAATGTTGGCTTTGACCTTTGTCAATGAAAACGATTATGACCTTATTCAGGAAGATGATACCTTTAATTTCTTGGATATAGATGCCTTTGCTCCAGACAAGCCTTTGACCATAGAGATTGTCCATGCAGATGGCAGTAAGGATACCATAAAAGTGAATCATTCGTACAATAATGCACAGATAAAATGGTTCAATGAAGGCTCTGCCTTGAACCTTATCAAAAAAGAGAATGCTTAA
- a CDS encoding TlpA disulfide reductase family protein, producing the protein MKISKKTVLNILLILFVLSFFVTPLGHYGKIFLNRLLAFSPPVIEESQQEKINDYDWRLKDEDWDFFNFEKSKGNVVFINLWASWRLPSEAELASIQDLYDQYKGKMDFYIITNEDRPPVEAFMEEHEFTFPVTYLIIGEKMPISPEKVPSSYLIDKSGNIVIHKEGIADWSNRKIYKLLDELIAE; encoded by the coding sequence ATGAAAATCAGTAAAAAGACCGTACTCAATATTCTGTTAATCCTTTTTGTACTCTCTTTTTTTGTAACCCCTTTGGGCCATTATGGCAAAATATTCCTGAATCGATTGCTTGCTTTTTCACCTCCAGTGATCGAAGAATCCCAACAGGAAAAAATCAACGACTACGATTGGCGGCTGAAAGACGAGGATTGGGACTTTTTCAATTTTGAAAAATCAAAGGGAAATGTAGTCTTTATCAATCTGTGGGCTTCTTGGCGATTGCCCAGTGAAGCAGAACTTGCAAGTATTCAGGATCTTTACGACCAATACAAGGGTAAGATGGATTTCTACATCATTACCAATGAGGATAGACCTCCAGTGGAAGCATTCATGGAAGAACACGAATTTACATTTCCAGTTACATATCTAATAATTGGTGAGAAAATGCCCATCAGTCCAGAAAAAGTACCTTCCTCATATCTCATTGATAAATCTGGGAATATTGTCATTCACAAAGAGGGGATTGCCGATTGGAGCAATCGCAAAATTTACAAACTGTTGGACGAACTTATTGCTGAATAA
- a CDS encoding TlpA disulfide reductase family protein gives MRLSKEQISNGIWILAIVLIIFTPVGFHLKVLVSKLIATSADVVEVDEQNTLKNYHWNLVTAEGKRMDFQSKKGEVVLVNFWATWCPPCIAELPSLVDLHEDYGDKVAFAFVASDERDKVSTFLEKKGYHLPVYFETSRTPDELISKSIPATYVISKSGKIVVDEKGAVNWNSTHTRTLLDSLLLE, from the coding sequence ATGAGACTTTCCAAGGAACAGATCAGTAATGGCATTTGGATTTTAGCCATTGTTTTGATCATTTTTACCCCAGTTGGGTTCCATCTTAAGGTTTTGGTGAGCAAACTTATCGCTACCAGTGCGGATGTGGTTGAGGTTGATGAACAAAATACGCTCAAGAATTACCATTGGAACTTGGTGACCGCAGAAGGCAAACGAATGGATTTTCAATCCAAAAAAGGAGAAGTGGTATTGGTCAATTTTTGGGCTACTTGGTGTCCACCTTGTATTGCCGAGCTACCCAGTTTGGTTGATCTGCATGAAGATTATGGAGATAAGGTGGCTTTTGCTTTTGTGGCCAGCGATGAGCGTGATAAAGTATCGACTTTTCTGGAAAAAAAAGGATATCACCTCCCCGTTTATTTTGAAACATCCCGAACTCCTGATGAATTAATTTCGAAAAGCATTCCCGCTACCTATGTTATCAGCAAATCGGGTAAAATTGTGGTGGATGAAAAAGGGGCCGTCAATTGGAATTCAACGCACACAAGAACACTTTTGGACAGCCTTCTTCTGGAATAG
- a CDS encoding sterol desaturase family protein — MKIALWIGIFLATFCFMEFMAWFTHKYVMHGFLWSLHRDHHKKDHDSWFERNDAFFLFYAVVSMTLFFLGNYTWFWYGWPLGFGILAYGIAYFLVHDIFIHQRFKIFRNANNWYARGVRRAHKMHHKHLGKEDGECFGMLFVPFKYFKK; from the coding sequence ATGAAAATAGCACTTTGGATAGGAATTTTTTTGGCTACATTCTGTTTTATGGAATTCATGGCGTGGTTTACCCATAAATATGTAATGCATGGATTTCTATGGAGCCTCCATAGGGACCATCATAAAAAAGACCACGACTCTTGGTTTGAGCGAAACGATGCCTTTTTCTTGTTCTACGCTGTGGTTAGCATGACCTTATTCTTCTTGGGCAACTACACTTGGTTCTGGTACGGATGGCCGCTGGGATTTGGCATTTTAGCCTACGGGATCGCTTATTTTCTGGTGCATGATATTTTCATCCACCAACGCTTTAAGATATTCAGAAATGCCAACAATTGGTATGCCCGTGGTGTACGTCGTGCCCATAAAATGCACCATAAACATTTGGGCAAGGAAGATGGAGAGTGCTTTGGGATGCTCTTTGTTCCCTTTAAATACTTTAAAAAATAA
- a CDS encoding phytoene/squalene synthase family protein: MKTIFDNVSYNCSKIVTQSYSTSFALATKMLAPSIRADIYNIYGFVRFADEIVDTFHDYNKEQLFNDFESDMEQAIASKISLNPILNSFQHTYHKYDIPHHLVESFMKSMRMDLTKKRYETFDEYRDYIYGSADVVGLMCLCVFVNGNKEKYEELKESAMALGSAFQKVNFLRDLKADHEDLNRTYFPNTNLMELDEASKKRIVNEIKADFAIGYSGIIKLPEQAKFGVYTAYCYYKKLLNKLQNTPPLEIKNARIRVPNYQKFGLLAQSYLNYKLQLVQ; the protein is encoded by the coding sequence ATGAAAACTATTTTTGACAATGTATCCTACAACTGCAGCAAGATTGTTACCCAATCCTACAGCACCTCTTTTGCCCTGGCCACCAAAATGTTGGCCCCTTCCATTAGAGCAGATATTTACAACATCTACGGATTTGTCCGTTTTGCCGATGAAATTGTGGATACCTTCCATGACTACAACAAAGAACAGCTTTTTAATGATTTTGAAAGCGATATGGAACAGGCCATTGCCAGCAAAATTAGTTTAAATCCTATTTTAAATTCGTTCCAGCATACCTATCACAAATATGACATTCCACACCATTTGGTGGAATCGTTTATGAAAAGTATGCGGATGGATTTGACCAAAAAGAGGTATGAGACCTTCGATGAGTATAGAGATTATATTTATGGTTCTGCAGACGTGGTAGGGTTGATGTGCCTCTGCGTCTTTGTCAATGGAAACAAAGAAAAATATGAGGAATTGAAGGAATCTGCCATGGCGCTGGGTTCCGCCTTTCAAAAAGTAAACTTCCTAAGGGATTTGAAAGCAGATCATGAAGACCTTAACCGTACCTATTTCCCCAATACCAATTTGATGGAATTGGATGAAGCCTCCAAAAAACGCATCGTAAACGAAATCAAAGCTGATTTTGCCATTGGGTATTCTGGCATTATAAAACTCCCTGAACAAGCCAAATTTGGGGTCTATACGGCCTATTGCTATTACAAAAAACTGTTGAATAAGTTACAGAACACTCCCCCCCTGGAAATAAAAAATGCCCGTATCCGTGTGCCCAATTACCAAAAATTTGGACTTTTGGCACAATCCTACCTAAATTATAAACTACAATTGGTACAATGA